The Nitratidesulfovibrio sp. SRB-5 genomic sequence CTGTCTGGCCGTGGCGGCGGGACCGGCTTCACCGCGCGAGGGCACCGGCGCGGGGGGCGTGGCCTGGGCGGATGCCGCCGCCTCTTCCGGCCATTCGGCAGGGCCGCCGGAATTGATGCGCGCCCGGATGGAATAGGGCACGGCAAAGAAGCTGCGGGGCTGCTCGGGCGCCTGTGCTGCGGGCTGTCCGCCAGTTTGGGCGGCGTCGGTCTGTGGCTGGGCGGGGGGTGTGGCCCCGATTTGTCCGGTAACCTGCGCGGGGGGCGCAGTGCCCGGTCCGGTGGAAAGCTTGCCGGTGATCCCGCCTGCGGGCGCGGCCTGGGTCTGGCCGGTTCCGTTGGCGGTATCGCTGCCGTCGGTGAGGGCGCGTTCGACCACGCGCGGCTGCCGGGCGCCGTTCTGCGCCGGTGCGGGAGCGGTGGAGGGCGCCGGTGCGGGGGGGGCGGGAGGTGCGGGAATCGCGGGTTGGGCCGTCCGGGCGGGCTGTCCCGCCGGGGCGGCGGGCGGTGCCGGAGTGGGCACCGGGGGCGTTGCCCGTCCTGCCTGTTCCGGCGACTGGCCCGACTGGCTCGATTGAGCGGACGGCTGGCCCCCGTCGGAGGCAGTCCAGCGTTCGCCCATGGGATCGCGGAAGATGTCCACCACCACCCTGTCGGGGGCGGGACGGGTGACCACGTAGCCGAACCCCGGAGTGCGCGTGTCTATGCGCAGCCCGCCGGGCTGCGGGGCAACCTCTCCCACCAGGGCCGCGCCTGCCGGGTCGGCCCCGCCCATGCGCGCGGGAGCCGCGCCCACGGCGCGCGATGTCAGCGACAGGGTTTGCCGCCCGGTGCGGGCCACGTCCACGTCGCCGGGGCGGTCGAGGGTGATGGTCACCCGCTCGCGGTCGGGCAGGCCGCTCCACTGCCACGAGGCCGCGTGCGCGGCCGTGGCGGGCGGTCCGGCAAGGGCCGCGATGAGGAGCAGCCGGGCAAGACCGGCGGCGGTGGGTCGTTTCACGCAAGAATCCTGTGCATGTACGCGTACGTGTGCGCGGGCGGAAACGCGCCCGTGGCCCGGCGTCGGCGTTGTTGCGGATGCCGTGCCCCCTGTGCGGCGGGAAAAAACCGACACGGGCACTTGTTTGTAGCAAAAAGCGTGCAGCGGCGGATGGCTGCGTGTGCCCGGCCCGCCGCGCGAGCCTTCGTCACCGGGCGCATGCCGCGATCACGAGTCGGCGCGTTTCTTCTTCAGCTTCTCGATGAGCGTGGTGCGCTTGATGCCCAGGATTTCCGCCGCCTGGTTCTTCACGCCCTCGGCCATGGTCAGGGCCTCGTCCAGCAGGCGTTCTTCCACCGTGTCCAGAAAATCCTTCAGGTTCATGCCCTTGTCGCGCAGATCGGTGATGGTGGGCCAGCTGAAGCCTGCGGGCATGCCGCCGGATGCGGCGCCCGTGGCCGCGGGCAGCGGGTCGGGCGGGGTCGGCTCCGGCAGCGAGACGATGTCGCCCACCTCGTCCAGTATCTTGCGGGGCAGGTCGGCGGGGGGCACCACGTCGTCGTCGGCGAGGATGCTGAGCCGTTCCATGAAGTTTTCCAGCTCGCGCACGTTGCCCGGCCACGAATAGGCGGCCAGCACCTTGCGCGTGTCGGGCGCCAGCGCCAGGCAGCGGCGGCCCTTGCGTTCGCAGAAGCGGCGCATGAAATGTTCGGCCAGCACCAGGATGTCGCCGCCGCGCTCGCGCAGGGCGGGCAGGTGCAGGGGAATGACGTTGAGGCGGTAGTACAGGTCTTCGCGGAAGCGCCCGGCGGCCACCTCGCGCTCGAGGTCGCGGTTGGTGGCGGCCACGATGCGCACGTCCACCTTCTTCACGCCCGCGCCGCCCACGCGCTCGATTTCCTTTTCCTGCAGCACGCGCAGGATCTTGACCTGCAACGTCAGGTCCATCTCGCCGATTTCGTCCAGGAAGATGGTGCCGCCGTCGGCCAGTTCGAACCTGCCGGGCCGCGAACGGATGGCGTGGGTGAAGGCGCCCTTCTCGTGGCCGAAGAGCTCCGATTCCAGAAGTTCCTTGGGAATGGCCCCGCAGTTGATGGGCACGAAGGGCATGGACCGGCGCTGGCTGTTGGAATGCAGCGCGCGCACCAGAAGTTCCTTGCCGGTGCCCGATTCGCCCGTGACCAGCACGGTGCTGTCGGTGGGGGCCACTTTGGCCAGAATGCGGAAAACGTCCCTGAGCGATGTGCTTTGGCCGATGATGCCGCTGGTGTCGAGATCCATTCCCTCTCCCGGAAGGCTCGCTGAATGTGTCCCGATTCCCCCCGTGCCATCCCGATGCGTGCGCCGGTCCGCTTCGCCTGCATGCCGCGTCAGCCCGTCACGCCTACCCGTCACGCCGGGGTGTCGCGCCTGGCCGTTACGATGGCCGCCTCG encodes the following:
- a CDS encoding sigma-54 interaction domain-containing protein, which translates into the protein MDLDTSGIIGQSTSLRDVFRILAKVAPTDSTVLVTGESGTGKELLVRALHSNSQRRSMPFVPINCGAIPKELLESELFGHEKGAFTHAIRSRPGRFELADGGTIFLDEIGEMDLTLQVKILRVLQEKEIERVGGAGVKKVDVRIVAATNRDLEREVAAGRFREDLYYRLNVIPLHLPALRERGGDILVLAEHFMRRFCERKGRRCLALAPDTRKVLAAYSWPGNVRELENFMERLSILADDDVVPPADLPRKILDEVGDIVSLPEPTPPDPLPAATGAASGGMPAGFSWPTITDLRDKGMNLKDFLDTVEERLLDEALTMAEGVKNQAAEILGIKRTTLIEKLKKKRADS